One window from the genome of Diabrotica virgifera virgifera chromosome 6, PGI_DIABVI_V3a encodes:
- the LOC114349472 gene encoding uncharacterized protein LOC114349472 produces MENIDGYLHKKFKKQVNVDTKIQNDKENKESAPMEQGEEKADQKENQREAEYSHEEYAFEKNQQRSDNNQIVPNQSTKNSTVNSSNCYKSSISVGNPQSSNSYISYVVSKQPDHHQPTSFDIKFNNQQTNYTTVISKSSILNVYPTNNFKYTTGDQYIPFPSTTPQEETKPEELLVPKPDEQRNSGGKYVCPYCNLVCSKPSVLQKHIRAHTNERPYPCESCGFSFKTRSNLYKHCRSRTHANRLMGTKTQEGTTEPDVPKSSSYSPTNLDDLQKPYKPRFHTKHFDNIPSESVEDEEHYGPNSTSEFVSHHINEIISRNNSIVSSNDQGEFRYSKEPAYERSTDEPLNLTKSRKRSMSEVTEPVIQKSLIKELLLKNLSASDMQCPYCKMIFQTVTELDVHKYRSCKGKPHGAKYTRSSSVNVASILTHNKNAFDNIPQMQFPLNSPGPFLGKTRLIESDKTKSFSFDSGNMPLISPGEPSPSPNYLLSPLPFDRDKKPGVKLFGGEVKVHSSGETKSFKIDGSEDKYEKEVNYIDYGSSLSENRVVKTSLQSGGTVLTNTTNYKPDLKTPKDVIMMSPSVDFNKRIFTFDKTPEVLESMQDSLVRPRALSETSKSYPDESSPLYKNIMDFSQKALKKLTPNIKQPTLNVPSKTISIIENVPIKPITNQMILEPRPELNILSPKPKLTPDVSFNESKPNLYNPLNLFVNGKVVRHVPGMPGPVVAAEAPPVEYSSNIIAVARTVQHSMAPLSPLVVDKTPLTPLIVDRSPLTPKLAEIYTQQEKNGTRFFLQPDRLKSPNNLQMERVLVKSSGNFLQPEKFNERMSRSPKSDSSETSTKTNKSLEQSLETKSVEEVKKFIRPNSLALKPTMASLKQHHGLTPTMFNQILISPDTPRVAKKYAQHFLHGNYFSYLGLKSSTRPVYCTLNKTQPFYVPYFKKLSMYSEWRQQDTKQDKLYVSNYDSRQKGHSYSIAGKTSPNLIIHSSYKFVVSETLSKQSEKEDEPQKTNTILGGYECNEDYIYVRGRGRGRYVCDQCGIRCKKPSMLKKHIRTHSNDRPYTCSHCNFSFKTKGNLTKHMKSKAHSKNSTTSTGSSSSSAQQSAQSSESDTDDSGMDSSDESTRQQEHEAAYGLLSLSQKPSQPSSGELSRGRSKSPTDTFMTTEEIAHVSKANYAKNKILDEQNTSRNSGFKNVEVSSMSTAEETTESQNYRIYLGMGSGSRPLTYPYTTILTVEKEMMPSPKIIELDSRVSEKTPAPPEQKSIKQFHVIQKYVPQSKLSPRLPENNVPVSRKVEYNYSPPEEPLNNTKTTAALPSRPLPTLKINDVVVSNENAPDARKRKVSVTYFPYKRKVSKSDEVMDLSMANNHEKIVNGVVEENILNNFRPIETQKNVANEIFNALQKPAPPPRLEINEDMEEYPPPTKSFELSTNNNGAVLIVRPMTSELPEDQTPYNEESAKSGDFDNSAMETLADIATKQVKLEKNTLAKSVASEFLKLATKIENADGSINSVNFGPINKDVNDIIVKSEGNKSCTICLKSFNKPSQLRLHMNIHYLERPFRCDSCSVSFRTKGHLQKHERSASHHNKLSSSPALSSSEPRPFKCSDCSIAFRIHGHLAKHLRSKMHIQRLECLKKLPFGLYAELERSNSLLTEINTCDGDQCLESLKMLAKKVFINHPNKLTDIDHRENISAD; encoded by the exons ATGGAAAATATTGATGGTTACCTGCACAAAAAGTTCAAGAAGCAAGTCAACGTCGATACGAAAATCCAAAATGACAAGGAAAACAAAGAAAGCGCTCCTATGGAGCAGGGCGAGGAAAAAGCTGACCAGAAAGAAAATCAAAGAGAAGCTGAGTATTCGCACGAAGAATATGCATTCGAAAAGAATCAACAACGGTCAGACAATAACCAAATCGTGCCAAATCAAAGTACAAAAAACAGTACCGTAAACAGCTCTAACTGTTACAAGTCTTCCATATCAGTAGGGAATCCACAATCTTCGAACTCTTACATATCATATGTAGTTTCGAAACAACCAGACCATCATCAACCAACTAGTTTTGATATTAAATTTAACAACCAACAGACCAACTATACTACAGTTATTAGTAAGTCTTCCATTTTGAATGTATATCCTACCAACAACTTCAAGTATACGACGGGTGATCAGTACATCCCATTTCCATCAACTACACCCCAAGAAGAAACGAAACCCGAGGAACTATTGGTGCCTAAACCAGACGAGCAAAGAAACTCCGGTGGCAAATACGTCTGTCCTTATTGTAATTTAGTCTGCTCCAAGCCTAGCGTACTACAGAAGCACATACGAGCACATACCAATGAGAGACCATACCCTTGTGAGAGTTGTGGGTTTTCCTTCAAAACTAGATCGAATCTTTACAAACACTGCAGATCGAGAACTCACGCCAACAGACTAATGGGTACGAAAACTCAAGAAGGTACTACCGAACCAGACGTTCCTAAATCATCTAGTTACTCTCCTACCAACTTAGATGATCTACAGAAGCCTTACAAACCTAGATTTCACACTAAACACTTCGACAACATCCCGTCTGAAAGTGTAGAAGACGAAGAACATTACGGTCCAAACTCCACGTCAGAATTTGTTTCCCACCATATTAACGAAATTATCAGTAGAAATAATTCTATAGTGAGTTCCAATGATCAAGGAGAATTTCGATACAGCAAAGAACCTGCGTATGAGAGATCAACGGACGAGCCTTTGAATCTAACGAAAAGTAGGAAACGTTCTATGAGCGAAGTAACTGAACCAGTGATCCAAAAGAGTCTGATTAAAGAACTGTTATTAAAGAACCTCAGTGCTTCGGATATGCAGTGTCCGTATTGCAAGATGATCTTCCAAACTGTCACAGAATTGGATGTACATAAATATAGAAGCTGTAAAGGCAAACCTCATGGTGCTAAGTATACCAGAAGTAGTTCTGTGAATGTTGCATCGATTTTAACACACAACAAAAATGCTTTTGATAATATTCCTCAGATGCAGTTTCCTTTGAACTCACCTGGACCATTTTTAGGAAAGACCAGGTTAATAGAGAGCGACAAGACCAAGTCGTTCTCGTTTGACAGTGGGAACATGCCTTTGATTAGTCCAGGGGAACCATCACCCTCACCCAACTACCTGCTATCTCCTCTTCCGTTTGATCGCGACAAAAAACCAGGAGTCAAATTATTTGGTGGTGAAGTTAAAGTGCACTCATCAGGTGAAACCAAAAGCTTCAAAATCGATGGGTCAGAAGATAAATACGAGAAGGAAGTGAATTATATTGATTACGGTAGTAGTTTGAGTGAAAATAGAGTTGTTAAAACTAGTCTACAGTCGGGAGGAACAGTGTTAACCAATACAACAAACTACAAACCAGACCTAAAAACTCCTAAAGACGTCATAATGATGTCACCTAGTGTGGACTTTAATAAACGTATTTTTACGTTTGATAAAACTCCAGAAGTGTTGGAAAGTATGCAAGATTCCTTAGTACGACCTAGAGCTTTATCTGAAACGTCGAAATCGTACCCAGATGAATCTAGTCCTTTGTACAAAAACATCATGGACTTCAGTCAAAAAGCTCTTAAAAAGTTAACTCCTAATATAAAGCAGCCTACCCTTAATGTTCCAAGCAAAACCATTTCTATCATAGAAAACGTACCTATTAAACCAATTACCAATCAGATGATCCTAGAACCTCGACCTGAACTGAATATTCTAAGTCCTAAACCTAAACTAACGCCAGATGTTTCCTTCAATGAATCAAAACCCAACTTGTACAATCCTCTTAATCTGTTCGTAAATGGAAAAGTTGTTAGACACGTACCTGGCATGCCTGGACCGGTAGTTGCTGCAGAAGCTCCACCTGTTGAATACTCTAGCAACATTATAGCTGTTGCTAGGACGGTTCAGCATAGTATGGCTCCTCTCTCTCCGCTAGTTGTGGACAAGACACCTCTAACGCCCTTGATAGTAGACCGGTCTCCATTAACTCCTAAATTAGCTGAAATCTATACACAGCAAGAAAAAAATGGTACCCGGTTTTTTCTACAACCCGACAGATTAAAGTCTCCAAATAATTTACAAATGGAAAGAGTCTTGGTAAAATCATCGGGAAACTTCCTACAACCTGAAAAGTTCAATGAAAGAATGAGTAGGTCACCTAAATCAGACAGTTCTGAGACGAGCACAAAGACCAACAAATCTCTAGAACAGTCTTTAGAAACCAAATCAGTTGAAGAAGTTAAAAAGTTCATTAGACCTAACAGTTTGGCCCTCAAACCGACGATGGCTTCTCTGAAACAACACCACGGGTTAACACCGACCATGTTCAACCAGATTTTAATCAGTCCTGATACGCCAAGGGTAGCTAAGAAGTACGCCCAGCATTTTCTTCACGGGAACTACTTCAGCTACTTGGGGTTGAAGAGTTCTACGCGGCCCGTGTATTGCACACTCAACAAAACCCAACCGTTCTATGTACCGTACTTTAAGAAGCTGAGTATGTACTCAGAGTGGAGGCAGCAGGATACGAAGCAGGATAAGTTGTATGTGAGCAATTATGATTCGAGGCAGAAGGGACACAGTTACAGCATAGCTGGGAAGACGTCGCCCAATCTGATCATTCATTCTAGCTATAAG TTTGTTGTTTCGGAAACTCTGTCGAAACAATCAGAAAAAGAGGATGAACCACAGAAGACTAACACCATTTTAGGAGGCTATGAGTGTAATGAAGATTACATTTATGTGAGAGGAAGGG gaCGGGGACGCTACGTTTGTGATCAATGCGGCATCCGATGCAAAAAGCCGTCAATGCTTAAAAAACACATTAGGACACATTCTAACGACAGACCTTATACATGCAGCCACTGTAATTTCAG CTTCAAGACCAAAGGCAACCTAACAAAGCACATGAAGAGCAAAGCTCATTCCAAAAACTCGACAACTAGCACTGGATCGTCCTCTTCTTCGGCCCAACAAAGCGCTCAAAGCTCAGAGTCCGATACTGATGACAGCGGAATGGATAGCAGCG ACGAATCTACACGGCAACAAGAACACGAAGCAGCTTACGGTCTTCTGTCCCTTTCCCAGAAACCATCGCAACCTTCCAGTGGAGAACTATCGCGCGGTCGCAGTAAAAGCCCCACAGACACTTTTATGACCACCGAAGAAATAGCTCATGTTTCCAAGGCAAACTACGCCAAAAATAAAATCTTGGACGAGCAAAATACATCGCGGAATTCAGGTTTCAAAAACGTGGAGGTCAGTAGTATGTCTACTGCGGAAGAAACCACGGAAAGTCAAAATTATAGGATATATTTAGGAATGGGAAGTGGAAGTAGGCCGTTAACGTACCCTTATACGACTATTTTAACGGTGGAAAAGGAAATGATGCCATCTCCGAAGATTATCGAGCTGGACTCGAGAGTATCAGAAAAAACTCCTGCTCCGCCAGAACAAAAAAGCATAAAACAGTTCCATGTTATCCAAAAATATGTACCTCAATCTAAACTAAGTCCTAGACTACCTGAAAATAACGTTCCTGTGTCCCGAAAAGTCGAGTACAACTATTCTCCTCCAGAAGAACCGTTAAATAACACCAAAACTACAGCAGCTTTACCCAGTAGACCTCTTCCGACTCTTAAAATCAACGATGTTGTCGTTAGCAACGAAAACGCGCCAGATGCGAGGAAAAGGAAGGTTTCTGTGACGTATTTTCCTTACAAACGAAAAGTGTCGAAGAGCGATGAAGTCATGGACCTCTCCATGGCAAATAACCACGAAAAAATAGTTAACGGTGTTGTAGAAGAAAATATATTGAACAATTTTAGGCCTATAGAAACCCAAAAAAACGTAGCCAACGAAATCTTTAACGCGTTGCAGAAGCCTGCGCCTCCTCCTAGGTTAGAAATCAACGAAGACATGGAGGAATACCCACCACCTACAAAATCCTTCGAATTATCGACGAACAACAACGGTGCTGTCCTCATTGTTCGACCTATGACGTCGGAACTACCCGAAGATCAAACGCCGTACAACGAAGAATCGGCCAAAAGTGGCGATTTTGATAATAGCGCGATGGAGACGTTGGCCGATATCGCCACGAAGCAGGTGAAATTGGAGAAAAATACTTTGGCGAAAAGCGTGGCTAGTGAGTTTCTGAAGTTGGCAACGAAGATTGAGAACGCTGATGGCTCCATTAATTCCGTTAATTTTGGACCTATCAATAAAGATGTCAACGATATAATCGTTAAATCCGAGGGGAACAAGAGCTGTACTATATGTTTGAAAAGTTTCAACAAACCGTCACAACTTAG gCTTCACATGAATATACATTATCTAGAAAGACCTTTTCGCTGTGATTCGTGCTCGGTCAGTTTTCGAACCAAGGGACATTTACAGAAACACGAGAGAAGTGCTAGTCATCACAATAAG